In Halobacillus amylolyticus, the following proteins share a genomic window:
- a CDS encoding TetR/AcrR family transcriptional regulator — translation MVIIKEFGENGFEQASTNRMVKSAGIGKGMLFYYFKNKKELYQYLIDYNLDFTINEYINLIDTAEPDFIERLLQASRIKMKAYTENPAIFNFLGSLLLTDESEIPADLKVRIEELQKLGYSKLYEKIDRRLFRDDVDVDKAFQLIRWSMEGYQNELTNRLKGQKLASIDFEPYWEEFHGYIEVLKSCFYK, via the coding sequence ATGGTTATTATTAAAGAATTTGGTGAGAACGGATTTGAGCAAGCTTCAACAAATCGAATGGTAAAGAGTGCTGGCATAGGGAAGGGAATGCTCTTTTATTATTTCAAAAATAAAAAGGAGCTTTATCAATATCTAATTGATTACAATCTCGACTTCACGATTAATGAGTATATAAACCTTATTGATACGGCAGAACCCGATTTTATCGAACGGCTTCTGCAAGCATCCCGAATCAAAATGAAGGCATATACAGAGAATCCAGCTATTTTTAATTTCCTGGGCAGCCTCCTATTAACTGATGAATCAGAAATACCTGCGGATTTAAAAGTTCGAATTGAGGAATTACAAAAATTAGGTTACTCGAAGCTGTATGAAAAGATTGATAGAAGGTTATTCCGAGATGATGTCGATGTAGATAAGGCGTTTCAGCTTATTCGTTGGTCGATGGAAGGATACCAGAACGAGTTAACAAACCGGCTCAAAGGTCAAAAACTGGCCTCAATCGATTTTGAACCCTATTGGGAGGAATTCCACGGATATATTGAGGTGCTAAAATCATGTTTTTATAAATAG